The proteins below are encoded in one region of Triticum aestivum cultivar Chinese Spring chromosome 1B, IWGSC CS RefSeq v2.1, whole genome shotgun sequence:
- the LOC123098715 gene encoding nucleotide pyrophosphatase/phosphodiesterase — protein sequence MGMMAHVVVAAVLAMAAAAAMVSASPAEGVQPLSKIAIHKATVELHGSAYVRATPALLGDQGEDTVWVTVKYGWENPSSDDWIAVFSPADFISGSCPNPRRNADEPGLCTAPIKYQYANYSANYRYWGKGTIRFQIINQRSDFSFALFTGGFENPKLVAVSKPVAFKNPKAPVFPRLAQGKTHDEMTVTWTSGYDIDEAYPLVEWGMVAPGGGVRNPTRTPAGTLTFNRGSMCGEPARTVGWRDPGFIHTAFMRDLWPNKEYTYKIGHELSDGTMVWGKSYTFRAPPTPGQNSLQRIIIFGDMGKAERDGSNEFANYQPGSLNTTDTLVKDLDNYDIVFHIGDMPYANGYLSQWDQFTAQVAPISARKPYMVASGNHERDWPNTGGFFDVKDSGGECGVPAETMYYYPAENRANFWYKVDYGMFRFCVVDTGHDWREGTPQHKFIEECLSTVDRKHQPWLIFAAHRVLGYSSNAWYAAEGSFEEPEGRESLQKLWQRYRVDMAFFGHVHNYERTCPLYQSQCVTGERSHYSGTMSGTIFVVAGGGGSHLSSYTTAIPRWSVFRDQDYGFVKLTAFNHSSLLFEYKKSSDGNVYDSFTIDRDYRDVLSCVHDSCLPTTLAL from the exons ATGGGGATGATGGCGCATGTCGTCGTGGCGGCGGTGCTGGccatggcggcagcggcggcgatggtGAGCGCGTCGCCGGCCGAGGGGGTCCAGCCGCTGTCCAAGATCGCCATCCACAAGGCCACCGTGGAACTGCACGGCTCCGCCTACGTGCGGGCGACGCCGGCGTTGCTCGGCGACCAG GGCGAAGACACCGTATGGGTTACCGTGAAATACGGCTGGGAGAACCCTTCCAGCGACGACTGGATCGCCGTCTTCTCCCCTGCCGATTTCAT CTCGGGGTCGTGCCCTAACCCGCGGAGGAACGCCGACGAGCCGGGACTCTGCACAGCGCCTATCAAG TATCAGTACGCCAACTACTCGGCCAACTATCGCTACTGGGGCAAGGGCACCATCCGGTTCCAGATCATCAACCAGCGCTCCGACTTCTCCTTCGCCCTCTTCACCGGCGGCTTCGAAAAC CCGAAGCTGGTGGCGGTGTCGAAGCCGGTGGCGTTCAAGAACCCCAAGGCCCCGGTGTTCCCGCGGCTGGCGCAGGGGAAGACCCATGACGAGATGACGGTCACATGGACCAGCGGCTACGACATTGACGAGGCCTACCCGCTGGTAGAGTGGGGCATGGTCGCCCCTGGCGGCGGGGTCAGGAACCCCACCCGCACGCCCGCCGGCACGCTGACCTTCAACCGTGGCAGCATGTGTG GCGAGCCGGCGCGGACGGTTGGGTGGAGAGACCCTGGGTTCATCCACACGGCCTTCATGAGGGACCTATGGCCCAACAAAGA GTACACTTACAAGATCGGGCACGAGCTCTCCGACGGTACCATGGTGTGGGGTAAGTCCTACACTTTCCGGGCGCCACCAACCCCTGGACAAAACTCACTGCAACGCATCATCATCTTCGGTGACATGGGAAAG GCGGAGAGGGATGGATCGAATGAGTTCGCCAACTACCAGCCAGGTTCGCTGAACACGACCGACACGCTGGTCAAAGATTTGGACAACTACGACATCGTCTTCCATATTGGCGACATGCCGTACGCCAACGGATACCTCTCCCAGTGGGACCAGTTCACTGCACAAGTCGCCCCCATCAGCGCCAGGAAGCCCTACATGGTTGCGAG CGGTAACCACGAGAGGGACTGGCCCAACACTGGTGGATTCTTCGACGTCAAGGACTCCGGCGGTGAGTGTGGTGTGCCGGCCGAGACCATGTACTACTACCCAGCCGAAAACAGAGCAAACTTCTG GTACAAGGTGGACTATGGGATGTTCCGGTTCTGCGTGGTGGACACGGGGCACGACTGGCGGGAGGGGACTCCGCAGCACAAGTTCATCGAGGAGTGCCTCTCCACGGTGGACCGGAAGCACCAGCCATGGCTCATCTTCGCGGCGCACCGGGTGCTGGGCTACTCCTCCAACGCGTGGTACGCCGCTGAGGGCTCCTTCGAGGAGCCTGAGGGCCGGGAGAGCCTGCAGAAGCTGTGGCAGCGGTACCGCGTCGACATGGCCTTCTTCGGCCACGTCCACAACTACGAGCGCACATGCCCGCTCTACCAGAGCCAGTGCGTCACCGGCGAGCGGAGCCACTACTCGGGCACCATGAGCGGCACCATTTTCGTCGTGGCAGGCGGCGGTGGCAGCCACCTCTCCAGCTACACCACGGCCATCCCCAGGTGGAGCGTCTTCAGGGATCAAGACTATGGCTTCGTCAAGCTCACGGCCTTCAACCACTCGTCGCTTCTGTTCGAGTACAAGAAGAGCAGCGATGGCAATGTCTACGACTCCTTCACCATCGATAGGGACTACCGTGACGTGCTCAGCTGTGTGCATGACAGCTGCTTGCCCACCACACTCGCTCTCTGA